One Ferrimicrobium sp. genomic region harbors:
- a CDS encoding DUF6671 family protein: MVVWGDPRVALATRHGKEGQIAPALLTVGLVAEVVAVDTDQFGTFTGEIARQRSAREVVIAKARAGLEASGLARGVASEGTLGPYPELPALTYDLELVGFVDIESGVTVIEEALSFETTVASVQARVNDDLGPFLHRVGFPTQGLIVRRGDGEFDPIIKGVVTTEQLRSAVAAIARSSRDGQVFIETDQRAHLCPTRRRVIEEAAQRLASRLSRPCPSCSRPGFGPVAHEPGLPCRDCGAPTDLDQAIVEGCSGCGELIRVPFAGGADPAQCSYCNP; encoded by the coding sequence ATGGTTGTATGGGGTGATCCCAGAGTGGCGTTAGCGACCCGCCATGGTAAGGAGGGTCAGATCGCCCCTGCTTTATTGACCGTCGGTCTTGTTGCGGAGGTGGTGGCTGTTGACACTGACCAGTTTGGTACCTTTACGGGAGAGATCGCCCGGCAAAGATCGGCTCGTGAGGTGGTGATCGCTAAGGCGCGCGCTGGGCTTGAGGCGTCCGGACTTGCGCGTGGTGTTGCGTCAGAGGGAACACTGGGGCCGTATCCTGAGTTACCTGCATTGACGTACGATCTTGAACTCGTTGGTTTTGTTGATATCGAGTCGGGTGTAACAGTCATCGAGGAGGCGTTGAGTTTCGAGACCACCGTCGCCTCGGTACAGGCCAGGGTCAATGATGACTTGGGGCCATTTCTGCATCGGGTGGGATTCCCAACACAGGGACTAATTGTGCGGCGTGGAGATGGCGAGTTTGACCCGATCATCAAAGGAGTGGTGACGACTGAGCAGCTCAGGTCTGCAGTCGCGGCCATAGCGCGAAGCTCTCGTGATGGACAGGTGTTCATCGAGACCGACCAACGAGCCCATCTATGCCCGACCCGTAGGAGGGTGATTGAAGAGGCGGCCCAGCGGTTGGCCTCTAGGCTCAGTCGCCCTTGTCCGAGCTGCTCGCGCCCCGGGTTTGGCCCGGTTGCGCATGAGCCAGGACTCCCCTGTCGCGACTGTGGGGCCCCAACCGATCTCGATCAAGCGATCGTTGAGGGTTGTTCTGGCTGTGGAGAACTGATCCGCGTCCCCTTTGCGGGAGGTGCGGATCCGGCACAGTGCTCGTACTGTAATCCCTGA